The Canis lupus dingo isolate Sandy chromosome 34, ASM325472v2, whole genome shotgun sequence genome contains the following window.
AAGGATATCACGGAGGAGATCATGTCTGGGGCCCGCACCGCCTCcacacccacccctccccaggtATTGTCTGATCTTTGAGCGAGGCTCTTGCCTAGGATGGCTGTTCTGACCTGAGTTCCCACGTTCTTTGATCTTCTCTTTCAATGAAAGGATTTATTTCCCTGTTTTCCGTGGATTTTTAGGCAGAGTGAAAGTAGAAATGGCTCTAATAGAGAAGGGTTGTGGGCCTCTTCAGGGCAAACTTTGGTAACCCTTTGTGTCCTGCAGACGGGAGGTGGTCTGGAGCCTCAAGCTAATGGGGAGACACCCCAGGTTGCTGTTGTTGTCCGGCCAGGTAGGTAAGCAGGTGGGGCAGAGCTTTTATGGGGAAAAGGAGTGTGACTATTTCAAATGCTAAGGAGGTAGAGTAACTTGACCTGGGTGCCAGAGAAGAATGACTTGGGTTTTAGGTAGTGGGATTTTGCAAGTGGGCCAGATTTGGGGTGAGAAGGGGAAAGGCCTTAGGTAGGAGAATGTTGCAGGGGTATTAGGCTGGGAATGTCTTGGCtggcaggaggaggaaaaaagtagTGACCTGCCTTTAATGATTTGTCTTTCCTGTGGTGTAGATGACCGGTCCCAGGGAGCAATCATTGGGAGCCGGCCGGGGTTGCCTGGCCCAGAACACAGCCCTTCAGAATCCCAGCCTTCATCACCTTGTCCGACCCCATCACCACCCCCAATCTTGGAACCGGGGTCTGAGCCTAATCTCGCAGTCCTCTCCATTCCTGGGGACACTGTGACAACGGGGATGATCCAAATGTCTGTAGAAGAATCCACCCTCATGCCCCGTGAAACTGGGGAGCCATATTGCCTCTCTCCAGAACCCACTCCCCTCGCTGAACCCATACTGGAAGTAGAAGTGACACTTAGCAAACCGATTCCAGAATCTGAGTTCTCTTCCAGTCCTCTCCAGGTTCCCACTCCCTCTGCATCTCACAAAGAGGAAATTCTTCCTGAACCTAATGGCATGGTCCCATCTGAGGATCTGGAACCAGAGGTGGAGTCGAGCCCAGAGcttgctcctctccctcccccagcttgtccTTCCGAATCCCCCACGCCCATTGCTCCAACTGCCCAACCTGAGGAACTGCTCAACGGAGCCCCCTCGCCACCAGCTGTGGACTTAAGCCCAGTCAGTGAGCCAAAGGAGCAGGCCAAGGAGGTTACAGCATCAGTGGCTCCCCCCACCGTCCTCTCTGCCACTCCAGCTATGGCTCCTCCAGCTACTTCCCCAGCtcaggaggaggaaatggaggaagaggaagaagaggaggaagaaggagaagctggagatgctgaggctcagaagggaggagaggaactTCTCCCCCCAGAGAGCACCCCTGTTGCAGCCCACCTGTCTCAGAATTTAGAGGCAGCAGCTACCACCCAAGGTAAGGTGTGGCTGGATGGTGCAAGTGGGTTGGGCTgaaaggtgttttttgttttttgttttttctttcttttcattgatGATCTCTCAATTGTGTGGCACTGTGTCTGGGTCATAGAAACCCTTTGATGAACCTAAGAGATAAAATTCCAAGATTAAGGGATTTTAATAGTCTGGGGTGGGTATGATGGAAAGATGAAATACTGTGGAGTAGCTGCTGCTTTTTATTTCCCCAGGGAGTAGGGGTACTCCATAAATTattcccactttttttcttttttttaacctcccaAATAGTGGCGGTGTCTGTGCCAAAGAAGAGACGGAAAATTAAGGAGCTCAATAAGAAGGAGGCTGTGGGAGACCTTCTAGATGCCTTCAAGGAGGTAAAGGAGCAGAAAGTAATGGAGGGGAGAGGACAGAGTTTGGGTATGAACACTAGTCATACTGCAACCAAAATGAAATATCCTACGTGTCCTACGTGTGACCTACAGGTGAGCCCAGGAGTACCAGAAGTGGAAAATCAGCCTCCTGTTGGCACCAGTCCTGGCCCGGAGCCTGAGGGCAGCAGTGGACCGCCGAGGCCTGAGGAAGCAGACGAGACCTGGGATTCAAAGGAAGACAAAATTCACAATGCTGAGAACATCCAGCCCGGGGAACAGAAGTATGAGTATAAGTCAGGTATGCTGAAGGAAGGGCTGAGCAGGGTTGGGTATTCTTGCCAGGGCCCCGGGAGACAAAGGTATGATTCGCTCATCTCGTCTTCCTCGTAGATCAGTGGAAGCCTCTAAACCTTGAGGAGAAAAAGCGTTATGACCGTGAGTTCCTGCTTGGCTTTCAGTTCATCTTTGCCAGTATGCAGAAGCCGGAGGGATTGCCCCATATCAGTGATGTGGTGTTGGATAAGGTTGGTAGGCTTGAGGGGGAGGAGTCATTTGGGGCTGGCTGGCTAGGGGAGGAGCCTGAGGTCCTGAAAGAGTAGTCAAGAGCCCTAGTCTGTTTCTCATGCCTTCCCTGTCTTCTTTGCAGGCCAATAAAACACCACTGCGGCCACTGGATCCCACGAAACTTCAAGGCATAAATTGTGGTCCAGACTTCATCCCTTCCTTTGCCAACGTTGGCCGACCAGCCCTTAGCAACCGTGGGCCCCCAAGGGGTGGGCCAGGTGGGGAGCTGCCCCGAGGGCCGGTGAGTGGGACTGGTGAGAGGGGCGGATGGTCAAGGGTAGTTGGGGGATGGCTCCTTTGTCTTTTGGGGAGAAGGAGGATATTTGCCTTAGTGATGTGTGGTGGCGGTGTCACAGATTGTGCTGACTAGCTCTGTGTCTTCACTCGTCCTCACTCCTTGCTTAGCAGGCTGGTCTGGGACCCCGGCGCTCTCAGCAAGGCCCCCGAAAGGAACCCCGCAAGATCATTGCCACAGTGTTAATGACTGAAGATATAAAGTTGAACAAAGCAGAGAAAGCCTGGAAGCCCAGCAGCAAGCGGACAGCCGCTGATAAGGATCGAGGGGAAGAGGATGCTGATGGCAGCAAAACCCAGGTAATGATCAGTGTTGTTTTTGCTCTCCATGTCTTCTCTTCAAAGTCTGTCCTCTGAGCCAATTTTGTCCTCTTCATTTCTGTCTTCCTTATCACCAGTATCTGAGTCCTTACCATTCTCTCATCCCTCCCAGCGACCTCTTCTGAGAACCTCACTGGATTGTGTCTTCTCTGTTCCCTCTACCAGGACCTGTTCCGCAGGGTGCGCTCCATCCTGAATAAGCTGACACCCCAGATGTTCCAGCAGCTGATGAAGCAGGTGACGCAGCTGGCCATTGACACCGAGGAACGCCTCAAAGGGGTCATTGACCTCATCTTCGAGAAGGCCATTTCAGAGCCCAACTTCTCTGTGGCCTATGCCAACATGTGCCGCTGCCTCATGGCGGTTAGTTTCCATTGTTACTAAACATTGTGGTCTAGTTTCCTACTTCTCTTCCTAAGACTCCTTGAGTCCAGCTTCTTGGTTCTCTTCCAGCCTGCGCTGTTAATGGCAGCCAGGCGGTGGCAGAGTGGGAGCTGAGGATCTTCCTGGGTTAGATAGCTAAAGACTTTTGGAGGGCCTACCTGCTCAGGACTAACGTGATACTCTCTTTGACATACAGCTGAAAGTGCCCACTACAGAAAAGCCAACGGTGACTGTGAACTTCCGAAAACTGTTGTTGAATCGATGTCAGAAAGAgtttgaaaaagacaaagatgatgATGAGGTTTTTGAGAAGAAGCAAAAAGAGATGGATGAAGCTGCCACGGTGAGAGAAAACCCACCAACCCCACAGTCCACCCAGATGCTACTTTGCTATAGAATAGGGGGTGGGGAAGTAAATGGAAGTTGGGGGTGATGGTGTTTTGGGGATTTTCTCTGCCTTAAGACAGGAATACTTGCTGCTGGGGTTAGGAATCTAGATAGTGGAGAGAAGGATTTTAGCCCAGTGGCTAGGTAcctttttgatggatttttgtcctATAACTGTCAGGCAGAGGAACGAGGACGCTTGAAGGAAGAGTTGGAAGAGGCTCGAGACATAGCCCGGCGGCGCTCTTTAGGGAATATCAAGTTTATTGGGGAGTTGTTTAAGTTGAAGATGTTAACAGAGGCTATAATGCATGACTGTGTGGTTAAACTACTTAAGAATCATGATGAAGAGTCCCTTGAATGCCTTTGTCGTCTGCTCACTACCATTGGCAAAGATCTGGACTTTGAAAAAGCCAAGGTGAGGGTCTTGGGTTGGGGAATGGGACAGGCTGAAGTGCCAAGTGCCTGGGGCTTGCTGTCCACTGACAGACTCCTTGTTGGGCTGCCGGGTGTGAGTCATCGAGCTACAGTGATGGACCTGAGGGTCTAAAGAGGGGCCGGGCCTACAGTTGAAGGTAAGGTGTCACAAGCTCCTGACCTGATCCTTTTGCTTCTTCCTAGCCCCGAATGGATCAGTATTTCAACCAGATGGaaaaaatcattaaggaaaaGAAGACTTCATCCCGAATCCGCTTTATGCTGCAAGACGTGCTGGATCTGCGACGGGTGTGTGTCCTCTCCTTCTCACTGCTGGTCTGCTGCCTGTATGCGTATCCAACATTGCTTGGTCTGGCCCTCTGATATGATTATCTTGTGACTGGCATTCTGTCCCCACAGAGCAATTGGGTGCCACGCCGTGGGGACCAGGGTCCCAAGACCATTGACCAGATCCACAAGGAGGCTGAGATGGAGGAGCACTGGGAGCACGTAAAAGTGCAGCAGCTAATGGCCAAGGGCAGTGACAAGCGTCGGGGTGGCCCTCCAGGCCCACCCATTAGTGAGTTTGGGACTCCGGTTACGAGGGGGCAGAGTGAGGGGTTAAACTTTCCACTGATGACTTCTTGTTAGTGCCACGTGTCTGGGCCACTGAGACCACATGATGGAACTGAGGATCTGAGGAAGGGGGTCTGGGGGTAGCCCCAGGTGATCGGGGGGCTAGGAGTTACTCATTATTGTAATATACTCTTTGTCCCAGGTCGTGGCCTCCCACTTGTGGATGATGGTGGCTGGAACACAGTCCCCATCAGCAAGGGCAGCCGCCCTATCGACACCTCACGACTCACCAAGATCACGAAGGTAGGGGGGCGTATTGGAGGGTGTCACTACCTAGTGGTAGTGGTCATTGGAGGGAAAAGAGGGATCAGTTGGCATTGAACATAGATTTGGATCTTCATCTCCTTACTTCTGAGGTTGAAAAGGTGATGGCTTTCCTCTTGGACTAACTGGTTAGACTCCTAGAGACAGGACTGCCAGCTCAAGAAGATGTATTCACATCTGTCTGGGCCAGCAAACTCGCACAGCAGATCTGTCCCATTCCTTCTCTACATTCCACAGCTAAGAAGCGGCTTTTACAGTTTtaacagttgaaaaaaataaaatggatgattTGAGTAATGAAATTACtcaaaatgtaaatttcagcatgcataattttattagaaaacatGACCAAATTCATTCCCCTTAAGTATTGCGAGTGACTGTTTTTGTGCTACAGTGGCCATGTGGAATGGTTGAAATAGAAACTATATGATATGCAAAGCCTTaagtatttactatttggcctttTAGAGGAAAAGTTTGCCTGGCTCCTGGTCTATGCCATTTGCTACTGTGTAGCTATGGGCTTTGGCCAGATCAGACTGATGCTCCACTCCACTCCCGTTTCCTTCCACAGCCTGGCTCCATTGATTCTAACAACCAGCTCTTTGCACCTGGAGGGCGATTGAGCTGGGGCAAGGGCAGCAGTGGAGGCTCAGGAGCCAAGCCCTCTGATGCAGGTACTTGAGGCCATCGTAAGGAGCTGGGGGCCTAGGAATCCTCTTATTTGAGGGCAGAGCCTTATTTGTAGGAGAGGCTTTTGTATAAAGTGGTTGGGTAATAACAGGAGGCTTATGCTTGGGACGAGGGGGACTGAATGAACTGTGTTCATGTTGGGAGTAGGACCAAGTGTCCTAAACTGGCGAGTAGGAGATGGAATGGAAGAAAGTAGGAAGAGATTTTGATGTGGGCTTTCTGCCTCCCCAGCATCAGAAGCTGCTCGTCCAGCTACTAGTACCTTGAACCGCTTCTCAGCCCTTCAACAAGCAGTACCTACAGAAAGCACAGACAGCAGACGTGTGGTACAGAGGTGAGGCTTCCCCTGCGAGTGTCTTTGTTTTTCACGTGGGGAGTACTGGGATTGGGCTTTGGTGGTTGCCATAGGAATCCTCACATCTGTAATGCTCATAGTCCATGGCTAGATGGGGGCACATTCCAGATTCCAGGAACTATGCCTGATGATTGCTGAGCTTGTTGGAAAGTTCTACAGGAGAGTGCCTAGGCAGTACAGGTGAGAGGTGACATGCCTGTTTTTTCTCCAGGAGTAGTTTGAGTCGGGAAAGAGGTGAGAAAGCTGGGGACCGGGGAGACCGCCTAGAGCGGAGTGAACGGGGAGGTGACCGTGGGGACCGCCTCGATCGCTCTCGGACACCTGCCACCAAGCGGAGCTTCAGCAAGGAAGTGGAGGAGCGAAGTAGAGAGCGGCCCTCCCAGCCTGAGGGACTGCGCAAGGCAGCTAGCCTCACAGAGGATCGGGACCGTGGGCGGGATGCCGGTAAGGGAccgggagaggaagggaaaggtaaGGTGTGGGTTTGGGACTAGCCAGCCTCCAGTCTTCAGAGCTCCAGGTCTTTCTTGCTAGGAAAATTGGAACTGAAGAGTCTCTGATCTGTTTCTCCCCCCTTCAGTGAAGCGAGAAGCCACCCTGCCCCCAGTGAGTCCCCCGAAAGCTGCGCTTTCTGAGGAAGAGCTGGAGAAGAAATCCAAGGCCATCATTGAGGAATATCTCCATCTCAATGATATGAAGGTAGGCAGTGGGAGGTGTCTCAGTGACAGCAGGGTGGCCAGGGAGGGACATGTGCTGACATGCATGGAGTGTGGGGTTAGGACCAGACAGTGactgccctctccctcctgcccacacTCCTGCAGGAGGCAGTGCAGTGTGTACAGGAGCTGGCCTCACCCTCCCTGCTCTTCATCTTTGTGCGACATGGCATTGAGTCAACACTGGAGCGCAGCACCATTGCTCGTGAGCATATGGGGCGGCTGCTGCACCAGCTGCTCTCTGCTGGGCACCTCTCCACTGCTCAGTACTACCAAGGGTATGTCTTCTGAGGGCCTTCTACTTTTACATCCCACAGACTTCCTTTCTTTGTGTAGGATCTGTGGAACCTTGGATGAGAGTATAGCCATCCCGGTTAGCATTACTTTTGGCAGGGGTAGAGTGTACCATGTAAGGACAAAAGTGTGGCCTTGGCTTGAGATAATTGCCCCATGTCTAGGAAGTGTTCTTGAGGGTCTCCACAGTGGATCCTTTAACAATGTCATCTTGCCCCAGAGGGATGGTGGGGGTCCAGCTTACCTTTCCTAGAATGTatgatttctttctccttaaaagatttatttttatttgagagggagggagggcaggcaggcaAGTGGAAGGAGGGGTAGAAGGGGAgagaaacctcaagcagactccccactgagcatggagctagacagggctcaatcccaggaccccaagatcatgacctgagctgattaCCGAGAATCAGATATTctgctgactgagctacccaggtgcccctagaatgcCCTGACTTTGAATTCCATTTGCAGGCTGTATGAAATCTTAGAATTGGCTGAAGACATGGAAATTGACATCCCCCACGTGTGGCTCTACCTAGCAGAACTCATAACGCCCATTCTGCAGGAAGGTGGGGTACCTATGGGGGAGCTGTTCAGGTAAGCCCCCTTTGGGGATTCAGGGGAGGTAAAGACAAGAAGAAAGCTGGGGAGGGGGAGTACATATGGCAGGTTCAATGCCTGGATttggggagggatggggcagTGTACTGACTGAGTGAGCCATTAACActctgtaatttcctttttttctctataggGAGATTACAAAACCTCTGAGACCCCTGGGCAAAGCTGCTTCTCTGTTGCTGGAGATCCTGGGGCTCCTATGCAAAAGTATGGTAAGTAAGAGCCTTTTGGGGGTGATGTGTAGAGACTTCTCTTCCGACCATGCTCTTTTGGCCAGTTGCTGTGACCCTGATGGCTCATGGTCCTTTGGTGGGATGGGGTTAATGGCGAGGGTGGTGCTGTGTTGGTACCTGAGAAAGGAAATGTCGAGGCTGGCGCTGGCACTCTCAGACCAGTTCCTGTCATGAGTTCTGGCTAAGACTGGAGGACAGTGACAGTCTGAGACCCTAAGCCCTTGATTGATTCTTTGATTcaatcaatcattcattcaactaacatttttttttaaacatgtaccAACCACATAGTAGGCACTGGGGATAGCACATTGAATAAAACACAGTTAGGAAACTGGCTGGAAGAGAAAAGTAAGAAATGACAGCTTAATAAAAACAGTGTGAAGCAAAGCGTGAAATAAAATAGTAGAAATGGAGTGCCTTGAGTACTGTGAGGTTGCAAAGGAGTTTCTCTTTGGTAATAATGTTCATGACAAAGCTTCCCAGAAAGTTGCTGAAACTGCTTTGTAAAAGTTAAGTGGTATCTAGCAAATGTCATAGCAGAGAGACCGGAAAGGCCAGTGGGCGGGGCACTCTGTGGCAGTGAGAGCTGGGAAGAGCACTTTATAGAGTATAGTAGCTGCCCCCAGGATCTGGGCCCTGGACAATGAGTGGAAAAGAATTGCTATTTCAGTGTTCTGTTAATCCTTTTAGGTAGAAACCTGTGTTAGGATAGTCTGtatttgaaaaaagagagaggcatgTTGAACTAGTgtgtatttcattgaatctgtggTACAGCAGGTTGTGGGATATGTTATTGCTACCCTGTTAGTAAAGAAAAGACATGATCATTTGCTTAAATGTAATATATCAACTGTGAGAGGACTTCGTTTTAGTGGCCTCAGaatgagcatttttaaaatttgtgaagtATGGTAGTCTTATTAAGGATTAATGTCATTCTGAATATTTGTTATTATACACATagaactttaagattttatttatttggtagatctagagaggcagaggcagaagctcctgagcagggagcccgatggcaGGACTTgttcctaggaccctgagatcatgatgagcTGAGCCTAgggcggacacttaactgactgagccacccaggcacccctgaatatCTGTTATTATAGAGTAATGCCTCTGGAATCTCTTGTCCCTTCACAGAAAATGGGCTCAGACTGTTTGTGAGGATTTCTGATTTGCCTTGGGGTTGTGTGGGGGGATTTATCTGCTGCTTAAATTTTTTGGACTTGGTAACCAAAAAGGCTTATTATTTGTGAGATGTCCTGTCTCATGAACATTTGTTATAGCTTGGAATAATGAAAAACTAAGCTATTCTAGAAAAAGAAGTGTAGAGGAGTGTGGAAGGCTTAAGTTGAGGTATTTGGATTTGGTGTTTTACCTTTCTCAGTAAAGGTAATCCTGTGAAAGCTAATTGACCTCTTCTCTAGAGGCTCTTAGGCTATTCCTCCTTGCCCTTGCCATTTCCTAGCACTGTGGTAGGTGATTTCTTGTGTCTTTGAGTGATTATTGGCTGATATCTGTATCTGGTACTAGCCTGTAGGCATGGATAGATGGTGTCTTTTCGGTACTTCTGTAACATCCTGAAGCCCCTAGTGGGCACATAGTGACCttgtagtaaatatttgttgggtgacATTTGCAGAGCTAGGTCTTGGAGGGAGAGAAGGTTGCTAAATTGTTCTTGTATTTTCTAGGGTCCCAAAAAGGTGGGGATGATGTGGCGAGAGGCTGGACTCAGCTGGAAGGAATTCCTACCTGAAGGCCAGGATGTCAGTGCATTCGTCGCTGATCAGGTTTGCGGCTAGAGTTAGATTAATTCTAGCATTTGGGACTGgccattcttcttcctcttgcttCAGCACACTTACGTGGTACACTTAACCTCCTGACTGTGGGTCTTATTTAGAAGGTGGAGTATACCTTGGGTGAGGAGTCAGAAGCCCCTGGCCAAAGGATGCTCTCCTCCGAGGAGCTGAACAGACAGTTGGAGAAGCTGCTGAAGGAGGGCAGCAGTAACCAGCGGGTGTTTGACTGGATAGAGGTATGTTTCTCCTGGGTATTGGGAGAGACGAATAAAGGAGAGGCAGTTCTTGGTGTGCGGGTAGGGGCATAGTTCTGAACTCTAGGGccatttgtttctcttctgcaCAGGCCAACCTGAGTGAGCAGCAGGTAGCATCCAACACACTAGTTCGAGCCCTCATGACAACTGTCTGCTATTCTGCAATTATCTGTAAGAGGAGCCAGGGAGATGGTGGGGCAAGGGTGGGCCCAGTGGacaaatggagggagggaagttTTAGTCTTTGCCTCCTAGTTATGGACCAGGGTGAGGGTGCATTAGTCCACTTAACTCTGTCTTCCTCCCTGTAGTTGAGACGCCCCTCCGAGTGGATGTTGCGGTGCTGAAAGCTCGAGCGAAACTGCTACAGAAATACCTGTGTGATGAGCAGAAGGAGCTGCAGGCACTCTATGCCCTCCAGGCCCTTGTAGTGACCTTAGAACAGCCTGCCAGTAAGAATCAGGCTGCAGGGCGTGTGGGTGGTTGCATAGCCTGAGAGCAGGGGGCAGTTGTGGAAAAGGTCTCAACCCAAGAAAGGGGGGTGGTCCCCAGAGAGCAAAACATCCTGGTGGTTTATTTGCTTTCCCCTGCactgtttgtttccttgcttacAAGTGAAAGGAGTTAAGACTCAGCTTTGAAGGTTAATTGACTGCCCTTTTTGTGCCTAGCCAGCTATTAGATGCCTTGAGCATGGAGGTGAAAAGTgatacagccttttttttttttttaaatttctgagagCGAGCAagccaggggaagggacagagggagagggagaggcaagctccctgctgagcagggaggccggcacggggcttgatcccaggaccctgggatcatgacttaactgagggcagatgcttaaccgactgagccacccaggtgccctgcaataataatttctttcttttttttaaagttattttttgagttctctatttttaagattttgttcatttatgagagacagagagagaggcagagacacaggcagagggagaagcaggctccatgcagggagcctgatgtgggaatcaatcccgggtccccaggatcaggccctgggctgaaggtggcgctaaaccgctgagctacccgggctgcccgcaatAATGATTTCTAAGTACCGAATGCTCTTGCAGTCTGGCAGGGGGCTGAgaggtttttctttccttcatttaattctcacaactgtTGTTTAAGGTAGATGCTGTTACCCCTTTTCCATATTGTGAGACTGAGGCTTAGTTAACATGCCTGAGATTATGCATTTGGCAAATAGGTATGTGCTAAGACACTGGGACATTGGCAGTGATTAAGTTGAACACAGGTCTTGTGTTGGCATGGAGTCTAACAACACAGTGGTGATGAGTGTTAGAACATGGGTCCTGTGGGGTGCTCTCTGGGGACACCTAGTGTAAGGGATAATGAGTGGGAATTGAAAATGGCAGCCAAATGACAAATGGGAGGGGGATACTTGAAGAAACTGTGTGTGTAAAggaaggccctgaggcagaaaggaCTTGACACAAGGTAAAAGAATTGCTCAGGGAGGCCAGTGTGGTTGAGCATAGCAGCCAGTTGTGTGTGAGGAAAGATGGGCCTGGAGAGATGGACATGGGGCCAGGTCATGCGGGGCTGTCTGAGCTGTGGGATGAGTTTTAGCCTTCAGCTTAAGGACAGGAGAAAGCTTTGTGGGATTTTAGTTTTTCGCTCATTCTGGCCATTTAGTAGGACGAGTGGTTTGAAATGGGATGAATGTAAACATGGTAAGAGCGGCAAATTAGAAGCGGGTTGTGTTGCTGGTGGCTCAAACTTGCTGGTAGCAGTGGAGCTAGGAAGGGTGTACTTACAGTTAAAATGTAACACTGGGGTCAGAGAAAGAGGTGATGAGAGAGGGATGACTTTCAGGATGCTTTTAGCAGGTGAGGTGATAGTGTGGTACCATTTACCCTATGGGGTTAGGAACACTGGATCAAGTCCAGTTTGGTCATACTGAGTTTTGTGGTCCCTGGTCCAGGTAATCAGAGATGTCAGGTGACAGCTGGGTATTGGAATtcatttggaaaggaagaggtcAGGGTTGGCAGCTGATCTGTGAGAAGCTGGCACAGAGTAACACATGTGCAAGTTACCAGAGGATATAGATTGCCTGAGACAAAGTGATGAGATCCTAGGATAGAACATTGAGGGAAGTGAAGGACCCACAGGTAGGGATCAGAGGAAGACGGCGCTTTGAACAAAGGACAGTAATTTTAGGAGCGGGAAGTGGTCAATGATGGTAGATGCTGCTTGAGAGTTCATAGGAACAGACCTGAACATTTTAGGGCCTTTGGAGTGTAAACACACGGAGGCCACTCTGGTATAAATAGTATTTGGTAGAGCAGAGGGTAATCTGGATTGGAAAGGACTGAGTAATACTTGactgagacaggaagaaaggaaaatagctaAGTGTAGACAAGGTCTTTGGATTTAGATAATCTTTTGTccaaagacaaaaatcttttGTTCGAGTGTAAGAGATAATGGTTGTAAAGGAGGCCCATTGTGTTTAGATGGGATAAACTTGGGCTTGAAAATATAGGGCAGACTGGATAATTGATTATGTAGGATCCCCAGGGTAGGTGTGCATGGGATTTGGAACACAAGTTTGGGATAAATGCTCTGCTGCTGTAGGGTGGGTCTGGAGAGCAGTGGTTGTGAATTTGAATGTGTGTACCCTGAGAAACATCCTGGCTTGCACTTTCTCATAGATGGCTGTCAGTGTTTCATCTAGGCCTAGATTCCAGAAATTATATTCACAACTTGGCGTCCCTTTGCTTTTGGAAAGATTATAAAAGTGTGGGCTTTGGGATAGGTTGTGTTCAGGGCTTATAGGACAAGTGCTTGGGAAGACTTAATTAGTAGCCAGGTTGGGGAGAAAGAGGGTCAGAGCAAGGGGTGCTGGAGTTGAGCCTAAAGAAATTCACTGGGAAGGTGACAAGAGAAAGGATGTTCCTGGGAAAGAATGCAGCACATTTAAGTGTCAAGGCCAGAGAGGGTATGTATGTTCAGGAGATGTGTGGAAAGTGAGAAGAAATTGGGATCCATAGTTTTCCAGGGTCTTTGATGGGGGCTGTTGAATGTTCCAGGATACAAACCCTTGACTTTGGTGAGTGATAGTTCTGGGACTTAACATCATTCCCAAAATGAGGAGTACCAATTCTTTGTAtagtttttcttaatatattgtgAGTGAAGCTGCTGAGGTGAATCTTGGACAGGTTTTAAGGTTTTGCTGTCACTTGTTACTATGCACTAGTCTCTTGGATCATGAAATTAACATCTTGTTCTAGAGACCCACCTAGTCACTCTGGAATGGTCAGACACAGATATCAGGATGGTGGGTCAGGCCCTTGTTCGAACAGTGGAGCCCAGGAGTGGAATGGGGTGGCTGTGGGCAGCACAACTCTTAACTGCTGTTTTCCTGCCTGCTTGCAGACCTGCTTCGGATGTTCTTTGATGCGCTGTATGACGAGGATGTGGTGAAAGAGGATGCCTTCTACAGCTGGGAGAGTAGCAAGGACCCTGCTGAGCAACAGGGCAAGGGCGTGGCCCTTAAATCTGTCACAGCCTTCTTCAAGTGGCTTCgtgaggcggaggaggaggagtctG
Protein-coding sequences here:
- the EIF4G1 gene encoding eukaryotic translation initiation factor 4 gamma 1 isoform X9, whose protein sequence is MNKAPQPTGPPPAPSPGLPQHFYPSRAQPPSSAATRVQSAAPARPGPAAHVYPAGSQVMMIPSQISYSASQGAYYIPGQGRSTYVVPTQQYPVQPGAPGFYPSASPTEFGTYAGAYYPAQGVQQFPTGVAPASVLMNQPPQIAPKRERKTIRIRDPNQGGKDITEEIMSGARTASTPTPPQTGGGLEPQANGETPQVAVVVRPDDRSQGAIIGSRPGLPGPEHSPSESQPSSPCPTPSPPPILEPGSEPNLAVLSIPGDTVTTGMIQMSVEESTLMPRETGEPYCLSPEPTPLAEPILEVEVTLSKPIPESEFSSSPLQVPTPSASHKEEILPEPNGMVPSEDLEPEVESSPELAPLPPPACPSESPTPIAPTAQPEELLNGAPSPPAVDLSPVSEPKEQAKEVTASVAPPTVLSATPAMAPPATSPAQEEEMEEEEEEEEEGEAGDAEAQKGGEELLPPESTPVAAHLSQNLEAAATTQVAVSVPKKRRKIKELNKKEAVGDLLDAFKEVSPGVPEVENQPPVGTSPGPEPEGSSGPPRPEEADETWDSKEDKIHNAENIQPGEQKYEYKSDQWKPLNLEEKKRYDREFLLGFQFIFASMQKPEGLPHISDVVLDKANKTPLRPLDPTKLQGINCGPDFIPSFANVGRPALSNRGPPRGGPGGELPRGPQAGLGPRRSQQGPRKEPRKIIATVLMTEDIKLNKAEKAWKPSSKRTAADKDRGEEDADGSKTQDLFRRVRSILNKLTPQMFQQLMKQVTQLAIDTEERLKGVIDLIFEKAISEPNFSVAYANMCRCLMALKVPTTEKPTVTVNFRKLLLNRCQKEFEKDKDDDEVFEKKQKEMDEAATAEERGRLKEELEEARDIARRRSLGNIKFIGELFKLKMLTEAIMHDCVVKLLKNHDEESLECLCRLLTTIGKDLDFEKAKPRMDQYFNQMEKIIKEKKTSSRIRFMLQDVLDLRRSNWVPRRGDQGPKTIDQIHKEAEMEEHWEHVKVQQLMAKGSDKRRGGPPGPPISRGLPLVDDGGWNTVPISKGSRPIDTSRLTKITKPGSIDSNNQLFAPGGRLSWGKGSSGGSGAKPSDAASEAARPATSTLNRFSALQQAVPTESTDSRRVVQRSSLSRERGEKAGDRGDRLERSERGGDRGDRLDRSRTPATKRSFSKEVEERSRERPSQPEGLRKAASLTEDRDRGRDAGKGPGEEGKVKREATLPPVSPPKAALSEEELEKKSKAIIEEYLHLNDMKEAVQCVQELASPSLLFIFVRHGIESTLERSTIAREHMGRLLHQLLSAGHLSTAQYYQGLYEILELAEDMEIDIPHVWLYLAELITPILQEGGVPMGELFREITKPLRPLGKAASLLLEILGLLCKSMGPKKVGMMWREAGLSWKEFLPEGQDVSAFVADQKVEYTLGEESEAPGQRMLSSEELNRQLEKLLKEGSSNQRVFDWIEANLSEQQVASNTLVRALMTTVCYSAIIFETPLRVDVAVLKARAKLLQKYLCDEQKELQALYALQALVVTLEQPANLLRMFFDALYDEDVVKEDAFYSWESSKDPAEQQGKGVALKSVTAFFKWLREAEEEESDHN